From Bradysia coprophila strain Holo2 chromosome IV unlocalized genomic scaffold, BU_Bcop_v1 contig_5, whole genome shotgun sequence, one genomic window encodes:
- the LOC119071960 gene encoding 40S ribosomal protein S7, which produces MIGQKIIKPGGAAPTDFEKSIGQALLELESNSELKPQLRDLYVTRAREFEINNKTAVVIYVPMPKQKAFQKIQIRLVRELEKKFSGKHVVFVGERKILPKPTRNTRNPLKQKRPRSRTLTSVYDAILEDLVYPAEIVGKRVRVKLDGSQLIKVHLDKNQQTTIEHKVDTFTSVYKKLTGREVTFEFPEAIV; this is translated from the exons ATGATTggacaaaaaattatcaagCCCGGCGGTGCCGCTCCTACGGATTTCGAGAAATCGATTGGACAAGCTTTGCTTGAATTGGAATCAAACTCTGAATTGAAGCCGCAGCTCCGTGATCTTTATGTTACCCGGGCTCGTGAATTCGAAATAAATAACAAGACG GCCGTCGTTATTTATGTTCCAATGCCAAAACAGAAGGCATTTCAAAAGATTCAGATCCGTTTGGTCCGTGAACTCGAGAAGAAATTCTCCGGCAAGCATGTGGTCTTCGTTGGCGAACGCAAGATTCTACCGAAACCAACCAGAAACACACGCAATCCATTGAAACAGAAGCGGCCACGTTCACGAACACTAACATCCGTGTACGACGCTATCTTGGAGGATTTGGTTTATCCAGCTGAAATCGTCGGCAAACGTGTGCGTGTCAAGTTGGACGGATCCCAATTGATTAAAGTTCACTTAgacaaaaatcaacaaaccACAATCGAACATAAG GTTGACACATTCACATCCGTTTATAAGAAGTTGACTGGTCGTGAAGTGACATTTGAATTCCCAGAAGCAATCGTCTAA
- the LOC119071935 gene encoding UDP-glucose 4-epimerase: MPLTILVTGGAGYVGSHTTLELLIAGHAVVCVDNLSNAYKDGTAALPEALRRVQNITGQQVVFYPVDIRDSDGLRNIFKKHKIDCVAHFAALKAVGESCRQPLQYYQNNITGTGILLEAMAEAKVFKLVYSSSATVYGEPKFLPITESHPTGDCTSPYGKSKYFVEEILKDLCSSDDRWSVISLRYFNPVGAHSSGSIGEDPNGEPNNLMPYISQVAVGRRKALNVYGTDYDTKDGTGVRDYIHITDLAEGHVCALKKLGLGDVKGFVTYNLGTGIGYSVLEVVEAFAKASGRKVAYIESPRRPGDIATSYADAGLAEEQLGWKAKRGLKEMCEDTWKWQRQNPNGFSRSQL; the protein is encoded by the exons ATGCCATTGACAATACTGGTAACTGGTGGTGCTGGATATGTGGGATCACATACGACATTGGAATTGCTGATTGCTGGACATGCTGTGGTTTGTGTCGACAATTTGAGCAATGCCTACAAAGACGGTACGGCTGCACTTCCAGAAGCATTGCGACGTGTTCAAAATATTACGGGACAACAAGT GGTTTTCTATCCCGTTGATATACGTGACAGTGATGGGCTCaggaatattttcaaaaag CACAAAATCGATTGTGTCGCCCATTTTGCTGCTCTGAAAGCTGTCGGCGAATCATGCCGACAACCATTGCAATATTATCAGAACAACATAACTGGCACCGGCATTTTATTGGAAGCAATGGCCGAAGCGAAGGTGTTCAAGCTTGTCTACAGTTCCAGTGCCACGGTTTATGgtgaaccgaaatttttgccAATTACCGAATCTCATCCCACCGGTGACTGTACGAGCCCGTACGGAAAGAGTAAATATTTCGTCGAGGaaattttgaaggatttgtGTTCATCGGATGAT CGATGGTCTGTGATATCTCTGCGATATTTCAATCCTGTTGGTGCTCATTCAAGTGGCTCGATCGGCGAAGATCCGAACGGTGAACCGAACAACTTGATGCCATACATATCGCAAGTGGCGGTTGGCCGACGAAAAGCGTTAAACGTTTACGGCACCGACTATGATACCAAAGATGGAACTGGTGTACGTGACTATATTCATATTACAGATTTGGCTGAAGGGCACGTATGTGCTCTCAAAAAATTGGGATTGGGTGACGTCAAAG GTTTCGTGACGTACAACTTGGGAACTGGAATTGGATATTCGGTGTTAGAGGTTGTCGAAGCATTTGCTAAGGCTTCTGGCCGTAAAGTTGCGTACATCGAATCACCGAG ACGACCTGGCGACATTGCCACATCTTATGCCGATGCAGGTTTGGCCGAAGAGCAGCTCGGCTGGAAGGCAAAACGGGGATTGAAAGAAATGTGTGAAGACACTTGGAAATGGCAACGCCAGAATCCGAACGGATTTTCTCGATCTCAATTATAG
- the LOC119071973 gene encoding cuticle protein CP14.6-like, whose amino-acid sequence MKITIFVLVAFVGATFAAHIPIVSQSAVQDESGQYAISYSTGNGISAVEQGALKPNAAGTDNVLTKQGSFAFVAPDGRTYTTVYISDENGFQAKGDHLPRDSNTPI is encoded by the exons atgaaaatc ACAATCTTCGTCCTAGTCGCTTTCGTTGGAGCTACATTTGCAGCACATATCCCAATTGTTTCACAAAGTGCCGTTCAAGACGAAAGTGGTCAATATGCCATTTCATATTCAACCGGAAATGGAATATCAGCTGTTGAACAGGGTGCATTGAAACCGAACGCAGCTGGAACCGACAACGTTCTCACTAAACAA GGATCGTTCGCATTCGTTGCTCCTGACGGCAGAACCTATACCACTGTGTACATTAGTGACGAAAATGGTTTCCAAGCTAAAGGTGATCATTTGCCACGAGACAGCAACACAccaatttaa
- the LOC119071894 gene encoding eukaryotic translation initiation factor 2D, with protein sequence MFIKAVKTKSNVQLKSSDRKKLQQKVSTKFNVTQDELNTIFPNKSSISVIKLITHSEDIVSVYAVDKRPMFFETPDQVLLPTVYTLWLVPNLLPAFTTHPAVLPRLSNGADLMLPGIIRQGQGPRCYGYYKKHEVVAVNLTSNKAAIAIGLLAKSSDDLYMSGGVGIGVNVLHVFGDKLWGLDASVCLQAPLLGAGVEMPTDEDFPALGDTKFKAQPQQAQQSQQEVAKKLVISQVKNEEFPMLGSDPKRKAKEPTGTDTAVVTEKLSDLLLDEMKGDAEDNKQEDSDNDDDNVDVAVEDSEEPEEINHDELLQRAFFTALKRDGKTLQLPLLTSTFYRKNVLPAAEQPIDLKKTSHKKLSKFLLEMAANRFITVKEEQKGIEKITQVNLSHPELVDFIPKAIVKDEAVESQNNLFVTEMTELYLVTDETAKFFAPFNVANGDGLASSQVKKMLKEYVCNNKLQSPLNPRIIQTNEMLSTLCKRESNASIPFDDLLSVILSKMTHSFEMRSKSDVKSSKNPTIQMSLATRSGNKKVTLVSNLEAYGIRLNEFEKACKLGVAASTTVTKLPYQKGEQLLVQGNQIRFIYKLLTETYKIPGKNIVGLDLAKKEKKVKK encoded by the exons ATGTTTATTAAAGCAGTAAAGACCAAGAGCAACGTTCAGTTGAAAAGTTCTGATCGTAAAAAGCTGCAGCAGAAAGTGTCGACAAAATTTAACGTCACCCAAGATGAGCTGAACACAATATTTCCAAATAAGTCGTCAATCTCAGTCATCAAATTGATCACACACAGCGAGGACATAGTCAGTGTCTACGCGGTTGATAAAAGGCCAATGTTTTTTGAAACACCCGATCAAGTCCTGTTACCCACCGTGTACACTTTATGGTTAGTTCCGAATTTGTTACCAGCATTTACCACCCATCCGGCT GTCCTTCCAAGACTGTCAAATGGAGCCGATTTAATGTTACCGGGAATCATTCGCCAAGGACAAGGTCCGAGATGCTATGGTTACTACAAGAAACATGAAGTTGTCGCTGTAAATTTAACATCCAACAAAGCAGCTATCGCAATTGGACTACTGGCTAAGAGCAGTGACGACTTATACATGAGTGGCGGTGTTGGTATCGGGGTGAATGTTCTGCATGTATTTGGTGATAAGCTGTGGGGCTTGGATGCGTCTGTCTGTTTGCAAGCTCCACTTTTGGGTGCTGGTGTAGAAATGCCAACCGATGAAGACTTTCCAGCATTGGGTGATACTAAGTTTAAAGCGCAGCCACAACAAGCACAGCAAAGTCAACAAGAGGTCGCGAAGAAACTAGTGATTAGTCAAgtgaaaaatgaagaatttccAATGTTGGGATCGGATCCTAAAAGGAAAGCAAAGGAACCAACTGGCACTGATACCGCCGTTGTTACGGAAAAACTTTCCGATCTACTTTTGGATGAGATGAAAGGCGATGCAGAAGACAATAAACAAGAAGACAGCGATAATGATGACGATAATGTTGATGTAGCTGTTGAAGATTCTGAAGAACCAGAGGAAATCAATCATGACGAGCTCCTTCAGAGAGCGTTTTTCACAGCTCTCAAGAGGGATGGAAAAACATTACAACTGCCGCTACTGACTAGCACATTTTACAGGAAAAATGTGCTACCAGCTGCTGAACAGCCTATAGATCTAAAGAAaacatcacacaaaaaattgtcgaaGTTCTTGTTAGAAATGGCTGCGAATCGGTTCATAACTGTGAAGGAGGAACAAAAGGGCATTGAAAAAATCACCCAGGTAAATCTCAGCCATCCGGAACTTGTTGATTTCATTCCAAAGGCAATTGTAAAGGACGAAGCAGTGGAAAGTCAAAACAATTTGTTCGTAACCGAAATGACTGAATTGTATTTGGTGACCGATGAGACAGCGAAATTCTTTGCACCATTCAATGTTGCTAATGGTGATGGGCTCGCAAGTAGTCaagtaaagaaaatgttaaaggAGTACGTGTGCAACAATAAATTGCAAAGTCCGCTCAATCCGCGAATCATACAAACCAACGAAATGCTGAGTACGTTGTGCAAGCGTGAATCGAATGCAAGCATTCCATTTGACGATTTGTTGTCGGTTATTTTGTCGAAAATGACGCACAGTTTCGAAATGCGTAGCAAGAGCGACGTCAAATCGTCGAAAAATCCAACCATTCAAATGAGTTTGGCCACAAGATCTGGCAATAAGAAAGTCACGTTGGTGAGCAATTTAGAAGCGTACGGCATAcgattgaatgaatttgaGAAGGCGTGCAAACTTGGTGTGGCGGCGAGTACAACTGTAACGAAACTACCGTATCAGAAAGGTGAACAGTTGCTGGTGCAAGGAAATCAAATTCGATTCATCTACAAATTGTTAACGGAAACGTATAAAATACCCGGAAAGAATATTGTTGGACTTGACTTGGcgaaaaaggagaaaaaagttaaaaaataa
- the LOC119071929 gene encoding alcohol dehydrogenase class-3 chain L-like, which translates to MTEGKVITCKAAVLWEKGAPFVIEEIQVQPPGRNEVRVKMIASGICHTDESVVKGYFDGVKYPVIGGHEGAGIVESVGDDVVGFKSGDHVIPLGVPQCGQCRVCKHPEANICSKFIDTMYCEGRDVRPKCFSCRGQEVTGGMSTFTEYCVVNQIELCKIDSTAPLDEVCLFGCAISTGYGAALNTAKVQPGSTCAVWGLGAIGLAIVMGCKKAGASRIIAIDINTRKFTVARELGATDFVNPKDVTDLTAHLLKMTDGGADYTFEAIGTNATMRQAFETSCLGSGVCVFVGVPASGIEFPLIPFQLLLGRTLKGTIFGDYKPKDHLPKLVEEYLDGGIAIDKFITHRLPFEKINEGFDLLRKGECIRTVLQIATE; encoded by the exons ATGACTGAGGGAAAGGTTATCACTTGTAAGGCAGCTGTGCTGTGGGAAAAAGGAGCACCATTTGTTATTGAAGAAATTCAGGTGCAACCTCCAGGTAGAAATGAAGTTCGCGTCAAAATGATCGCGTCTGGCATT TGTCACACCGATGAGTCTGTGGTGAAAGGCTATTTTGACGGAGTAAAATATCCCGTTATCGGTGGACATGAAGGAGCGGGAATCGTTGAGTCCGTTGGTGACGATGTTGTTGGATTCAAAAGTGGTGATCATGTGATTCCGCTCGGTGTTCCACAATGTGGTCAATGTAGAGTGTGTAAGCATCCCGAAGCCAATATTTGCTCAAAGTTTATCGATACGATGTACTGCGAGGGTAGGGATGTGAGACCGAAGTGCTTCTCATGTCGTGGACAGGAAGTTACTGGTGGAATGTCAACGTTTACCGAATATTGTGTGGTCAATCAAATTGAACTCTGCAAAATTGATTCTACGGCACCACTCGATGAAGTTTGCTTATTTGGATGTGCCATTTCCACTGGCTATGGAGCTGCATTAAATACGGCAAAAGTTCAGCCTGGCTCTACTTGTGCTGTGTGGGGACTTGGAGCAATAGGATTAGCAATTGTGATGGGATGTAAAAAAGCTGGAGCGTCTCGAATTATTGCCATTGACATCAATACCAGAAAATTCACCGTCGCAAGAGAATTGGGTGCAACGGATTTTGTCAATCCGAAAGACGTGACTGATTTGACAGCCCACTTACTGAAAATGACGGACGGTGGAGCTGATTACACGTTTGAGGCAATCGGCACGAATGCAACGATGCGACAAGCTTTCGAAACCAGTTGTTTGGGATCTGGTGTTTGTGTCTTCGTCGGAGTCCCGGCCAGTGGTATTGAGTTTCCGTTGATACCATTTCAATTGCTATTGGGGCGGACACTGAAGGGTACAATTTTCGGCGACTACAAGCCGAAAGATCATCTACCAAAGTTGGTCGAAGAGTATCTGGATGGTGGGATTGCGATCGATAAGTTCATTACGCACAGACTTCCGTTCGAGAAAATTAACGAAGGTTTCGATCTTTTGCGGAAAGGTGAATGTATTCGAACAGTTCTCCAAATTGCAACCGAGTAG
- the LOC119071899 gene encoding protein DEK isoform X2, producing the protein MSDAEKTKNSEKMTDDKAEDSTQEVKPEDDKKESKGNSVKGGADNGAKKKAKDDKSDSDAKNDEDSAEEDGDDTADNDEKSDTKKTSDKKKPAANNDKKKSVADGKKDDGKSNSKNSNSANDKKDDDGTAKSSNKKESAMSLGEIARIDSYITNTKVDGLQVLHSICFTGGAKPNMIKNKLRKFSGFEFDADSDEYSTKLEAVQKIDVGKLKAVCEGLTLDKKGSKDELAERICEFLLAPEGEREEPDEEDDADDKDEEEEEEQASSEEETKKKKGRRGNVEEKVGKGGRPRRATAGRTRDYSSSEEEEKYVRPKTARRGKNRDDSDSGSDYNPSGGSESDTGKKRSLRVVGRGRPPARRAAKRRQSDSEEESLPSSDEDSDAPPKKKRGAAVAARPRGRPSGRGRKKESESEEEEESDLESEDSDDKGKRKVSPKNNKSTNNKSKNSSPAKSRGRPARAAATKAKSKNDATSEEEEEEEEPEKDEESEDEPLSKKAKTAEPTDDEIKSYVKEILDEANLEEITMKTVCKQVYAKYPSFDLSHKKDFIKSTVKSLIAT; encoded by the exons atgtcagacgccgaaaaaaccaaaaacagtGAAAAGATG ACTGATGACAAGGCAGAAGATTCGACGCAGGAGGTCAAGCCAGAAGACGATAAGAAAGAAAGTAAAGGCAATTCCGTGAAAGGTGGTGCCGACAACG GTGCGAAGAAAAAGGCGAAGGATGATAAATCCGATTCGGATGCAAAAAATGATGAGGATTCAGCAGAGGAAGATGGCGATGATACTGCTGACAACGATGAAAAATCGGACACAAAGAAAACCAGCGACAAAAAGAAACCGGCTGCAAACAATGACAAAAAGAAGTCAGTGGCGGACGGAAAGAAAGATGATGGAAAATCCAACTCGAAGAATTCAAATTCGGCAAACGATAAAAAGGACGATGATGGTACGGCCAAATCTTCGAATAAAAAAGAGAGTGCCATGAGTCTGGGCGAAATCGCTCGAATCGACAGCTACATCACTAACACTAAAGTGGACGGCCTTCAAGTGTTGCACTCG ATTTGCTTCACCGGTGGCGCCAAGCCGAAcatgataaaaaataaacttcgCAAATTCAGCGGTTTCGAATTCGATGCCGATTCCGATGAGTACAGCACAAAATTGGAAGCTGTGCAGAAAATTGATGTCGGCAAACTCAAGGCTGTGTGTGAAGGGCTCACGTTGGATAAAAAAG GTTCAAAGGACGAGCTTGCCGAACGGATATGCGAATTTCTGTTAGCTCCGGAAGGCGAGCGCGAAGAGCCCGATGAAGAGGATGACGCTGACGATAAAGATGAAGAGGAAGAAGAGGAACAGGCATCCAGCGAAGAAGAgacgaaaaagaagaaaggtCGACGTGGAAATGTCGAGGAAAAGGTCGGTAAAGGTGGCCGACCACGTCGTGCTACGGCCGGACGAACCAGGG ACTACTCCAGTtccgaagaagaagaaaaatacgTCCGACCGAAGACTGCGCGACGTGGCAAAAATCGTGACGATTCAGACAGTGGATCGGAT TATAATCCATCTGGCGGCTCAGAATCAGATACTGGCAAGAAAAGATCTTTACGCGTTGTTGGTCGCGGTCGACCGCCAGCGCGACGAGCTGCTAAACGTCGTCAATCGGACAGTGAAGAGGAATCACTACCATCATCAGATGAAGACAGTGAT GCACCACCGAAAAAGAAGAGAGGAGCAGCAGTAGCTGCCCGACCACGCGGACGTCCATCTGGACGAGGACGAAAGAAAGAATCCGAAtctgaagaagaagaagaatcggATTTGGAGAGCGAGGATAGTGAT GATAAGGGCAAGCGAAAGGTGTCGccgaaaaacaacaaatcgaCAAACAACAAATCAAAGAACTCATCACCCGCTAAATCAAGAGGACGACCAGCCAGAGCTGCCGCAACAAAAGCAAAATCTAAAAATGATGCTACTTCGGAGGaggaggaagaagaagaagagccGGAAAAGGATGAGGAGTCCGAGGACGAACCCCTATCGAAGAAGGCGAAAACGGCCGAGCCAACG GACgatgaaattaaaagttatGTGAAAGAAATCTTGGACGAGGCCAATCTGGAGGAGATAACGATGAAGACAGTTTGCAAACAAGTTTACGCAAAGTATCCATCATTCGATCTCTCTCATAAGAAGGACTTCATCAAAAGCACCGTGAAGTCG ttaattGCCACATAA
- the LOC119071899 gene encoding protein DEK isoform X1 — translation MSDAEKTKNSEKMTDDKAEDSTQEVKPEDDKKESKGNSVKGGADNGAKKKAKDDKSDSDAKNDEDSAEEDGDDTADNDEKSDTKKTSDKKKPAANNDKKKSVADGKKDDGKSNSKNSNSANDKKDDDGTAKSSNKKESAMSLGEIARIDSYITNTKVDGLQVLHSICFTGGAKPNMIKNKLRKFSGFEFDADSDEYSTKLEAVQKIDVGKLKAVCEGLTLDKKGSKDELAERICEFLLAPEGEREEPDEEDDADDKDEEEEEEQASSEEETKKKKGRRGNVEEKVGKGGRPRRATAGRTRDVSSYVDYSSSEEEEKYVRPKTARRGKNRDDSDSGSDYNPSGGSESDTGKKRSLRVVGRGRPPARRAAKRRQSDSEEESLPSSDEDSDAPPKKKRGAAVAARPRGRPSGRGRKKESESEEEEESDLESEDSDDKGKRKVSPKNNKSTNNKSKNSSPAKSRGRPARAAATKAKSKNDATSEEEEEEEEPEKDEESEDEPLSKKAKTAEPTDDEIKSYVKEILDEANLEEITMKTVCKQVYAKYPSFDLSHKKDFIKSTVKSLIAT, via the exons atgtcagacgccgaaaaaaccaaaaacagtGAAAAGATG ACTGATGACAAGGCAGAAGATTCGACGCAGGAGGTCAAGCCAGAAGACGATAAGAAAGAAAGTAAAGGCAATTCCGTGAAAGGTGGTGCCGACAACG GTGCGAAGAAAAAGGCGAAGGATGATAAATCCGATTCGGATGCAAAAAATGATGAGGATTCAGCAGAGGAAGATGGCGATGATACTGCTGACAACGATGAAAAATCGGACACAAAGAAAACCAGCGACAAAAAGAAACCGGCTGCAAACAATGACAAAAAGAAGTCAGTGGCGGACGGAAAGAAAGATGATGGAAAATCCAACTCGAAGAATTCAAATTCGGCAAACGATAAAAAGGACGATGATGGTACGGCCAAATCTTCGAATAAAAAAGAGAGTGCCATGAGTCTGGGCGAAATCGCTCGAATCGACAGCTACATCACTAACACTAAAGTGGACGGCCTTCAAGTGTTGCACTCG ATTTGCTTCACCGGTGGCGCCAAGCCGAAcatgataaaaaataaacttcgCAAATTCAGCGGTTTCGAATTCGATGCCGATTCCGATGAGTACAGCACAAAATTGGAAGCTGTGCAGAAAATTGATGTCGGCAAACTCAAGGCTGTGTGTGAAGGGCTCACGTTGGATAAAAAAG GTTCAAAGGACGAGCTTGCCGAACGGATATGCGAATTTCTGTTAGCTCCGGAAGGCGAGCGCGAAGAGCCCGATGAAGAGGATGACGCTGACGATAAAGATGAAGAGGAAGAAGAGGAACAGGCATCCAGCGAAGAAGAgacgaaaaagaagaaaggtCGACGTGGAAATGTCGAGGAAAAGGTCGGTAAAGGTGGCCGACCACGTCGTGCTACGGCCGGACGAACCAGGG ATGTTTCATCGTACGTAGACTACTCCAGTtccgaagaagaagaaaaatacgTCCGACCGAAGACTGCGCGACGTGGCAAAAATCGTGACGATTCAGACAGTGGATCGGAT TATAATCCATCTGGCGGCTCAGAATCAGATACTGGCAAGAAAAGATCTTTACGCGTTGTTGGTCGCGGTCGACCGCCAGCGCGACGAGCTGCTAAACGTCGTCAATCGGACAGTGAAGAGGAATCACTACCATCATCAGATGAAGACAGTGAT GCACCACCGAAAAAGAAGAGAGGAGCAGCAGTAGCTGCCCGACCACGCGGACGTCCATCTGGACGAGGACGAAAGAAAGAATCCGAAtctgaagaagaagaagaatcggATTTGGAGAGCGAGGATAGTGAT GATAAGGGCAAGCGAAAGGTGTCGccgaaaaacaacaaatcgaCAAACAACAAATCAAAGAACTCATCACCCGCTAAATCAAGAGGACGACCAGCCAGAGCTGCCGCAACAAAAGCAAAATCTAAAAATGATGCTACTTCGGAGGaggaggaagaagaagaagagccGGAAAAGGATGAGGAGTCCGAGGACGAACCCCTATCGAAGAAGGCGAAAACGGCCGAGCCAACG GACgatgaaattaaaagttatGTGAAAGAAATCTTGGACGAGGCCAATCTGGAGGAGATAACGATGAAGACAGTTTGCAAACAAGTTTACGCAAAGTATCCATCATTCGATCTCTCTCATAAGAAGGACTTCATCAAAAGCACCGTGAAGTCG ttaattGCCACATAA